In Nitrosophilus alvini, the following are encoded in one genomic region:
- the pstA gene encoding phosphate ABC transporter permease PstA: MKEATKKRVLVNKIVLTLATLSAVAGLMFLGWILFVLAYNGIEALNSNIFIYDGAPPGYKESGLRHALVGQAMLVVTATLIGVPAGLLAGTYLSEYGQNSKFANFIRDISDIMMSAPSIVIGAFVYAILVAPVGHFNGWAGSCALAIMMIPIILRTTDDMLSLVPQTLREAAAALGAPKYKVILQVVYRGAKTGIITGILLSIARIAGETAPLLFTSFSNSFFSTDMNQPIASLTVTIYNYATSPYADWQKLGWAAAFILALFVLGTNIIGRLIIKQRKR, from the coding sequence ATGAAAGAAGCGACAAAAAAAAGAGTTCTTGTAAATAAAATAGTTCTTACACTGGCGACTCTCTCTGCCGTTGCCGGACTGATGTTTCTGGGATGGATACTTTTTGTTCTGGCCTACAACGGAATAGAAGCTCTCAATTCAAATATATTCATATATGACGGTGCGCCTCCCGGATACAAAGAGAGCGGACTAAGGCACGCTCTGGTAGGACAGGCGATGCTTGTTGTCACGGCAACTCTTATAGGGGTGCCGGCAGGCCTTTTGGCGGGAACATATCTGAGCGAATATGGACAAAATTCAAAATTTGCAAATTTTATAAGAGATATATCCGATATTATGATGAGTGCTCCTTCCATCGTCATAGGCGCCTTTGTGTACGCTATTTTGGTGGCTCCCGTAGGACACTTCAATGGATGGGCCGGATCGTGCGCACTGGCTATCATGATGATACCTATTATCTTGAGAACTACGGACGATATGCTCTCTCTCGTTCCCCAGACTCTCAGAGAAGCGGCGGCGGCTTTGGGAGCGCCAAAATACAAAGTGATTTTACAGGTGGTATACAGAGGCGCCAAAACAGGCATCATAACAGGTATACTTCTTTCAATCGCAAGAATAGCGGGAGAAACCGCACCTCTGCTTTTTACATCATTTAGCAACAGCTTTTTCAGTACCGATATGAACCAACCGATAGCATCACTTACCGTTACGATATACAACTACGCCACAAGCCCTTATGCAGACTGGCAAAAACTCGGATGGGCGGCGGCATTTATACTTGCCCTTTTTGTACTGGGAACAAATATCATCGGAAGATTAATAATCAAACAAAGGAAAAGATAG
- the pstC gene encoding phosphate ABC transporter permease subunit PstC, producing MKNIADMIFKNLVTFFAISVLIILVAIFTVLFNEAKPAIDAFGFDFITNEKWAPNLEIFGGYPAIYGSIVSTFIAMIIATPIAIGIAIFLSEISPQFLKSPVGTSIELLAAIPSIIYGMWGLFYFAPILRDIFGGTGLGLLTAGIVLSIMILPFIAAITRDAMNTTPDILKESAYALGATKWDVIKNIIIPYAKAGVIGSIILALGRAIGETMAVTFVMGNVHKIPKQLTDPATSIPVTLANEFAEADTDLYYSALFYLALILFLISFVVIGLAKFYFLRKVRKAS from the coding sequence ATGAAAAACATTGCGGATATGATATTCAAAAACCTTGTAACCTTTTTTGCAATCTCTGTTTTAATCATTCTTGTTGCTATATTTACCGTACTTTTTAATGAAGCCAAACCGGCCATCGACGCTTTTGGATTCGATTTTATAACTAACGAGAAATGGGCTCCCAACCTTGAGATCTTTGGGGGATATCCGGCCATTTACGGCTCTATTGTATCCACTTTCATAGCTATGATCATAGCGACTCCCATAGCCATAGGTATCGCGATATTTTTGAGCGAAATATCACCCCAGTTTCTAAAATCTCCCGTAGGAACATCCATAGAGCTGCTTGCGGCGATACCCTCCATCATATACGGAATGTGGGGGCTTTTCTATTTTGCACCGATTCTTAGGGATATTTTCGGAGGGACGGGACTGGGTCTGCTTACAGCCGGCATAGTTCTTTCCATCATGATACTTCCGTTCATAGCTGCAATTACAAGAGATGCCATGAACACCACTCCGGACATTCTCAAAGAGTCCGCATACGCACTTGGTGCCACAAAATGGGATGTGATAAAAAACATCATCATCCCTTACGCAAAAGCGGGAGTCATAGGCTCCATCATTCTCGCTCTGGGACGTGCTATCGGAGAAACGATGGCGGTAACGTTTGTTATGGGAAATGTCCATAAAATTCCAAAACAGCTGACCGACCCCGCAACGAGCATTCCAGTAACTCTTGCAAACGAATTTGCAGAAGCGGATACAGACCTGTACTATTCGGCACTTTTTTATCTGGCTTTGATTCTTTTTCTTATCAGTTTCGTTGTTATCGGACTTGCAAAATTTTATTTCCTTAGAAAAGTGAGAAAAGCGTCATGA
- the pstS gene encoding phosphate ABC transporter substrate-binding protein PstS — protein MLKKSLLALLIAGSGLVAGDRISGAGASFPAPLYFDWAYEYQKVTGNQVNYQSIGSGGGIKQISKRTVNFGASDKPLKPKQLDKKRLYQFPAVIGSIVAAYNIPGIKDNELKLENKDLADIFLGKIEYWDDKRIKEDNPSLNLPHKKITVVRRSDGSGTTFNFSYFLSHVSDEWKNNVGIGKSLDWPVGLGGKGNEGVSSLIAQTPYSIGYIEYSYKLRNNLSAAVLQTKSGKWVEANEENFKAAAKYAKWSPKEHFYQILALQPGDNSYPIVAATFILLPREATQMNRKVTAFFDWAFRNKDDSAKRLGYIPLPEETKNMIRAYWKEHGIEPK, from the coding sequence ATGTTGAAAAAAAGTTTACTGGCTCTGCTCATTGCAGGAAGCGGCCTTGTTGCAGGCGATAGGATAAGCGGCGCAGGCGCATCATTTCCGGCACCGCTCTATTTTGACTGGGCATATGAATACCAAAAAGTCACAGGAAACCAGGTAAATTACCAGTCTATAGGTTCCGGAGGCGGAATAAAACAGATAAGCAAAAGAACAGTAAACTTCGGCGCAAGCGACAAACCTCTGAAACCGAAACAGCTTGACAAAAAAAGACTTTATCAGTTTCCGGCAGTCATAGGAAGCATCGTCGCGGCATACAATATACCTGGCATAAAAGATAATGAACTTAAACTCGAAAATAAAGATTTAGCAGATATTTTCCTCGGAAAGATAGAATACTGGGACGATAAAAGAATCAAAGAAGACAACCCCTCACTCAATCTTCCTCATAAAAAAATAACTGTTGTAAGAAGAAGCGACGGCAGCGGCACAACATTTAATTTCAGCTATTTTCTAAGCCATGTGAGCGATGAGTGGAAAAACAACGTGGGTATAGGAAAGTCTCTCGACTGGCCTGTAGGTCTCGGGGGTAAAGGAAACGAAGGAGTCTCCTCGCTTATCGCGCAGACTCCGTACAGCATCGGATATATAGAGTACTCATACAAACTCAGAAACAATCTCTCCGCGGCTGTTCTGCAGACAAAAAGCGGCAAGTGGGTTGAAGCGAACGAAGAGAACTTCAAAGCGGCGGCAAAATACGCCAAATGGTCGCCAAAAGAACACTTCTATCAGATACTCGCTCTTCAGCCCGGGGACAACAGCTATCCAATAGTTGCGGCAACATTTATCCTTCTTCCGAGAGAGGCGACCCAGATGAACAGAAAAGTTACCGCATTTTTCGACTGGGCATTCAGAAACAAGGACGATTCTGCAAAAAGACTCGGATACATTCCTCTTCCCGAAGAGACCAAAAACATGATCAGAGCATACTGGAAAGAGCACGGTATAGAACCCAAATAA